In Desulfotignum phosphitoxidans DSM 13687, one DNA window encodes the following:
- a CDS encoding VOC family protein, with product MKINKIDHICIAVKNLDEARKVWEPVLGKTAPDDAYIDEPEKIRVARYWLGGVGFELMESTTPDGDVAKFIEKKGEGVMLISFNVDDTREAMAELQEKNYPFIGGARPFRDCEFSFIHPKKMNGVLLELIDYKWDELKK from the coding sequence ATGAAAATCAATAAAATCGATCACATCTGCATCGCCGTCAAAAATCTTGATGAAGCCCGTAAGGTATGGGAACCGGTATTGGGGAAAACGGCCCCTGACGATGCATATATTGATGAGCCTGAAAAGATAAGGGTGGCGAGATACTGGCTCGGAGGCGTCGGTTTTGAACTGATGGAATCGACGACACCGGACGGGGATGTGGCAAAATTCATCGAAAAAAAAGGGGAAGGGGTCATGCTCATCAGTTTCAATGTGGATGACACCCGGGAAGCCATGGCAGAGCTTCAGGAAAAGAATTATCCGTTTATCGGAGGCGCGAGACCGTTTCGTGACTGCGAGTTTTCTTTTATCCACCCTAAAAAAATGAACGGGGTACTGCTGGAACTCATTGATTATAAATGGGATGAACTCAAAAAATAG
- a CDS encoding GntR family transcriptional regulator → MRIKNNSKSDQIFQELRLDILSGKIPGGTRLVETVLAKEKGVSRTPVREALQQLAKEELLYAIPRAGYIVQSLSESDIMDLFETRMAIEHVAGQKAINNITDAELTQLKNNLNISKAAIDKDSTIDMPNYDIEFHEIIYKATRSKYLYRICMMLSDYTLKFRQSIIIYPEVAQRALKDHNQIYQAFKKKSPEKLDKAINSHLKVVKKDILESLSKLRQESFL, encoded by the coding sequence ATGAGAATCAAAAATAATTCGAAATCAGATCAAATTTTTCAAGAGTTGCGATTGGACATTCTTTCAGGGAAAATACCCGGCGGTACAAGATTGGTCGAAACAGTGCTTGCGAAAGAAAAAGGAGTTAGTCGAACTCCTGTAAGAGAGGCTCTGCAGCAACTTGCTAAAGAGGAACTGCTATATGCAATTCCCAGGGCCGGATATATTGTACAATCCCTTTCAGAAAGTGATATCATGGATTTATTTGAAACAAGGATGGCGATTGAACATGTGGCCGGCCAGAAAGCGATCAATAACATTACCGATGCAGAACTTACACAGTTAAAAAATAATCTGAATATATCAAAAGCAGCAATCGATAAGGATTCTACAATAGATATGCCGAATTATGATATCGAATTCCATGAAATAATATACAAGGCCACACGAAGTAAATATCTTTACCGAATATGTATGATGCTGAGTGATTATACGCTGAAATTCAGACAATCAATTATAATTTATCCAGAAGTCGCGCAACGTGCTTTAAAAGATCACAATCAGATTTACCAAGCTTTTAAAAAAAAAAGTCCAGAAAAATTGGACAAAGCGATCAATTCACATCTCAAAGTCGTTAAAAAAGATATTTTGGAGAGTCTGAGCAAATTGAGACAAGAATCGTTTCTTTGA